Proteins encoded together in one Deinococcus hopiensis KR-140 window:
- a CDS encoding KH domain-containing protein → MKTDPVELTLFLAQNVVDQPALVRASRRGPTVIVRVGPGEEGRFIGRQGRVIQAIRILVRAASDPRERVNVDLDAPRKG, encoded by the coding sequence ATGAAGACCGATCCGGTGGAACTGACGCTGTTTCTGGCGCAGAACGTGGTGGACCAGCCCGCGCTCGTGCGCGCCTCCAGGCGGGGGCCCACGGTGATCGTCCGGGTGGGGCCGGGCGAGGAAGGCCGCTTCATCGGACGGCAGGGGCGCGTGATTCAGGCGATCCGGATTTTGGTCCGCGCGGCCAGTGACCCCCGCGAACGCGTGAACGTAGACCTCGACGCGCCGCGCAAGGGATGA
- the rpsP gene encoding 30S ribosomal protein S16, with product MVKIRLSRYGSTHNPHYRIVVADARRPRDGGYIENLGHYDPRKTTENYLKVDTERAAHWIAQGAQPTGTARRLLKSQGVKVA from the coding sequence ATGGTTAAGATTCGCCTGTCCCGTTACGGTTCCACCCACAACCCCCACTACCGCATCGTGGTCGCCGATGCCCGCCGCCCCCGCGACGGTGGCTACATCGAGAACCTGGGGCACTACGACCCCCGCAAGACCACCGAGAACTACCTGAAGGTCGACACCGAGCGTGCCGCCCACTGGATCGCCCAGGGCGCCCAGCCCACGGGCACCGCACGCCGCCTGCTGAAGTCGCAGGGCGTTAAGGTCGCTTAA